The proteins below come from a single Myxocyprinus asiaticus isolate MX2 ecotype Aquarium Trade chromosome 28, UBuf_Myxa_2, whole genome shotgun sequence genomic window:
- the LOC127419116 gene encoding nociceptin receptor-like isoform X1 gives MIVCVVGLVGNCLVMYVIIRYTKMKTATNIYIFNLALADALVLATLPFQGTDVFLGFWPFGNALCKAVVSIDYYNMFTSVFTLTVMSMDRYVAVCHPVKALDMRTPHKAKVVNICVWVLASAIGVPAMVLGDVEDDNGIECILVLPDPRSYWDPVFGTCVFLLSFLVPVAIISVCYSLMVKRLRSVRILSGSKEKDRNLRRITRMVLVVVAAFVVCWTPIQIMALAQSLGFNLGSVQTVVFMHFCIALGYVNSSLNPVLYAFLDENFKRCFRDFCHPSPFGLDAQQSGRMRNIAREVAYNCKTADGNSNPA, from the exons ATATACCAAGATGAAGACAGCTaccaacatttatatatttaaccTGGCACTGGCTGATGCCCTGGTTCTAGCAACGCTTCCATTCCAGGGCACTGATGTATTCCTTGGCTTCTGGCCCTTCGGCAATGCCCTGTGTAAAGCTGTGGTCTCCATTGACTATTATAACATGTTCACCAGTGTGTTCACCCTCACCGTGATGAGCATGGATCGATATGTGGCAGTGTGCCACCCGGTAAAAGCCCTGGACATGAGGACGCCCCACAAGGCCAAGGTGGTCAATATCTGCGTGTGGGTCCTGGCTTCTGCCATTGGTGTCCCGGCTATGGTACTTGGAGACGTGGAGGATGACAATG GCATTGAGTGCATCTTGGTTCTGCCAGATCCTCGCAGTTACTGGGACCCTGTGTTTGGCACCTGTGTTTTCCTACTCTCCTTCCTGGTTCCCGTGGCAATCATCAGTGTGTGCTACAGTCTGATGGTAAAACGCCTCCGCAGTGTTCGCATCCTATCGGGGTCCAAAGAAAAGGATCGCAACCTTCGGCGCATCACCCGCATGGTGCTTGTGGTAGTTGCAGCTTTTGTCGTTTGCTGGACACCCATCCAGATTATGGCCCTTGCGCAGTCACTGGGCTTTAACTTGGGCAGTGTCCAAACAGTGGTCTTCATGCATTTCTGCATCGCCCTGGGTTACGTCAACAGTAGCCTCAACCCGGTTCTCTATGCTTTCCTTGACGAAAACTTCAAGCGTTGCTTCCGTGATTTCTGCCACCCCTCACCATTTGGTCTGGATGCGCAGCAGTCGGGCCGCATGCGCAACATTGCACGCGAGGTGGCCTACAACTGCAAGACTGCAGATGGGAACAGTAACCCCGCATGA
- the LOC127419116 gene encoding nociceptin receptor-like isoform X2 yields MIVCVVGLVGNCLVMYVIIRYTKMKTATNIYIFNLALADALVLATLPFQGTDVFLGFWPFGNALCKAVVSIDYYNMFTSVFTLTVMSMDRYVAVCHPVKALDMRTPHKAKVVNICVWVLASAIGVPAMFLSSTYSRVGSIECILVLPDPRSYWDPVFGTCVFLLSFLVPVAIISVCYSLMVKRLRSVRILSGSKEKDRNLRRITRMVLVVVAAFVVCWTPIQIMALAQSLGFNLGSVQTVVFMHFCIALGYVNSSLNPVLYAFLDENFKRCFRDFCHPSPFGLDAQQSGRMRNIAREVAYNCKTADGNSNPA; encoded by the exons ATATACCAAGATGAAGACAGCTaccaacatttatatatttaaccTGGCACTGGCTGATGCCCTGGTTCTAGCAACGCTTCCATTCCAGGGCACTGATGTATTCCTTGGCTTCTGGCCCTTCGGCAATGCCCTGTGTAAAGCTGTGGTCTCCATTGACTATTATAACATGTTCACCAGTGTGTTCACCCTCACCGTGATGAGCATGGATCGATATGTGGCAGTGTGCCACCCGGTAAAAGCCCTGGACATGAGGACGCCCCACAAGGCCAAGGTGGTCAATATCTGCGTGTGGGTCCTGGCTTCTGCCATTGGTGTCCCGGCTATG ttctTAAGCTCAACTTACTCCAGGg taggca GCATTGAGTGCATCTTGGTTCTGCCAGATCCTCGCAGTTACTGGGACCCTGTGTTTGGCACCTGTGTTTTCCTACTCTCCTTCCTGGTTCCCGTGGCAATCATCAGTGTGTGCTACAGTCTGATGGTAAAACGCCTCCGCAGTGTTCGCATCCTATCGGGGTCCAAAGAAAAGGATCGCAACCTTCGGCGCATCACCCGCATGGTGCTTGTGGTAGTTGCAGCTTTTGTCGTTTGCTGGACACCCATCCAGATTATGGCCCTTGCGCAGTCACTGGGCTTTAACTTGGGCAGTGTCCAAACAGTGGTCTTCATGCATTTCTGCATCGCCCTGGGTTACGTCAACAGTAGCCTCAACCCGGTTCTCTATGCTTTCCTTGACGAAAACTTCAAGCGTTGCTTCCGTGATTTCTGCCACCCCTCACCATTTGGTCTGGATGCGCAGCAGTCGGGCCGCATGCGCAACATTGCACGCGAGGTGGCCTACAACTGCAAGACTGCAGATGGGAACAGTAACCCCGCATGA
- the LOC127419116 gene encoding nociceptin receptor-like isoform X3, whose product MIVCVVGLVGNCLVIYTKMKTATNIYIFNLALADALVLATLPFQGTDVFLGFWPFGNALCKAVVSIDYYNMFTSVFTLTVMSMDRYVAVCHPVKALDMRTPHKAKVVNICVWVLASAIGVPAMVLGDVEDDNGIECILVLPDPRSYWDPVFGTCVFLLSFLVPVAIISVCYSLMVKRLRSVRILSGSKEKDRNLRRITRMVLVVVAAFVVCWTPIQIMALAQSLGFNLGSVQTVVFMHFCIALGYVNSSLNPVLYAFLDENFKRCFRDFCHPSPFGLDAQQSGRMRNIAREVAYNCKTADGNSNPA is encoded by the exons ATATACCAAGATGAAGACAGCTaccaacatttatatatttaaccTGGCACTGGCTGATGCCCTGGTTCTAGCAACGCTTCCATTCCAGGGCACTGATGTATTCCTTGGCTTCTGGCCCTTCGGCAATGCCCTGTGTAAAGCTGTGGTCTCCATTGACTATTATAACATGTTCACCAGTGTGTTCACCCTCACCGTGATGAGCATGGATCGATATGTGGCAGTGTGCCACCCGGTAAAAGCCCTGGACATGAGGACGCCCCACAAGGCCAAGGTGGTCAATATCTGCGTGTGGGTCCTGGCTTCTGCCATTGGTGTCCCGGCTATGGTACTTGGAGACGTGGAGGATGACAATG GCATTGAGTGCATCTTGGTTCTGCCAGATCCTCGCAGTTACTGGGACCCTGTGTTTGGCACCTGTGTTTTCCTACTCTCCTTCCTGGTTCCCGTGGCAATCATCAGTGTGTGCTACAGTCTGATGGTAAAACGCCTCCGCAGTGTTCGCATCCTATCGGGGTCCAAAGAAAAGGATCGCAACCTTCGGCGCATCACCCGCATGGTGCTTGTGGTAGTTGCAGCTTTTGTCGTTTGCTGGACACCCATCCAGATTATGGCCCTTGCGCAGTCACTGGGCTTTAACTTGGGCAGTGTCCAAACAGTGGTCTTCATGCATTTCTGCATCGCCCTGGGTTACGTCAACAGTAGCCTCAACCCGGTTCTCTATGCTTTCCTTGACGAAAACTTCAAGCGTTGCTTCCGTGATTTCTGCCACCCCTCACCATTTGGTCTGGATGCGCAGCAGTCGGGCCGCATGCGCAACATTGCACGCGAGGTGGCCTACAACTGCAAGACTGCAGATGGGAACAGTAACCCCGCATGA